One genomic region from Arthrobacter pigmenti encodes:
- a CDS encoding electron transfer flavoprotein subunit alpha/FixB family protein, which yields MTTFPEDSILVLLGTTPSGELTKSAAGLLGAAVGVGTPVALVVALPGQGAEAASEAGSLGAKHVLMAEMEELSSALGVPVVDALTVAADQVQPDAILITNSLDGRDAAGRFAARKRCALAVDAIGVGRDEEGVLAHHSVYGGAYNVDCAPTFGPLVITVREGSIDARAEAVTPTVDVLDVKPSGAAAAIVESFEEQTAASTRPELRGAAKVVAGGRGLSSQEQFALVEELADVLGAAVGASRAAVDAGYVPNSYQIGQTGVSVSPQLYVALGISGAIQHRAGMQTAKTIVAINKDPDAAIFDVADFGVVGDLFEVVPQLIKSLSARKG from the coding sequence ATGACTACATTCCCGGAAGATTCGATCCTCGTCCTCCTCGGCACCACGCCCTCGGGCGAACTGACCAAGAGCGCCGCCGGACTTCTCGGTGCAGCGGTCGGCGTTGGCACACCGGTGGCTCTGGTTGTCGCATTGCCCGGTCAAGGCGCTGAAGCCGCCTCTGAGGCCGGTTCGCTCGGCGCGAAACACGTTCTGATGGCGGAAATGGAAGAGCTTTCCTCAGCTCTGGGCGTGCCGGTAGTGGATGCGCTCACCGTCGCGGCTGACCAGGTGCAACCGGACGCGATCCTGATCACCAACTCGCTCGACGGACGCGACGCCGCCGGCCGGTTCGCTGCGCGGAAACGCTGCGCCCTCGCGGTCGATGCGATCGGCGTTGGACGCGACGAGGAGGGCGTCCTCGCCCATCACTCGGTCTACGGCGGAGCCTACAACGTGGACTGCGCGCCGACATTCGGCCCGCTGGTAATCACCGTTCGCGAAGGCTCGATCGATGCTCGCGCAGAAGCCGTGACACCGACTGTGGACGTCCTTGACGTGAAACCGTCCGGAGCCGCAGCAGCTATCGTCGAGTCCTTCGAGGAGCAGACGGCGGCCTCAACCCGCCCCGAACTGCGTGGCGCCGCGAAGGTTGTGGCTGGCGGCCGCGGCCTGTCATCGCAGGAGCAGTTCGCCCTGGTTGAGGAACTCGCGGATGTCCTCGGCGCTGCGGTCGGCGCTTCACGGGCAGCGGTCGACGCCGGCTACGTTCCGAACAGCTACCAGATCGGCCAGACCGGCGTTTCAGTCTCGCCGCAGCTGTACGTTGCACTCGGTATCTCCGGCGCAATCCAGCACCGCGCAGGTATGCAGACCGCGAAGACCATCGTCGCGATCAACAAGGACCCGGACGCGGCCATTTTCGACGTCGCCGACTTCGGGGTTGTCGGCGACCTCTTCGAAGTGGTCCCGCAGCTGATCAAGTCACTTTCCGCGCGGAAGGGGTAG
- a CDS encoding type II toxin-antitoxin system RelE/ParE family toxin, with protein MVGPLLDNPHRVGKRLHPPLEDSHSARRGTYRIIYRIDEAQRSVCVVDVAHRRDAYRANR; from the coding sequence ATCGTCGGCCCACTTCTTGATAACCCTCACCGGGTAGGTAAGCGACTCCATCCGCCGCTCGAGGACAGCCATAGTGCGCGCCGAGGCACATACCGGATCATCTACAGAATCGACGAAGCACAGAGATCCGTCTGCGTTGTTGACGTGGCGCACCGCAGGGACGCCTACCGTGCCAATCGTTGA
- a CDS encoding cytochrome b/b6 domain-containing protein: MATHGRTLRRGLPRRSGEESWPPADAVLTEIPGDTDVPAPTATTAAASPASGSDTTTTPAPPSASSGTDTAAAGATVAAPGTDTTAASPSSVKPATAPSASPSSGVQAGAPAVDAGARPVRRGLPRTPGGDPWPPAGAATTPAVSTPAVSTPASPAPEARSDARREDAASVSEPSSADEAVPARQEASVEAAPQPAASNENPAAARVAAQAGSMQLLRRGLPRVPGGERWPAETAVVVEPVQTRTETEAVGTKAAEEPAPVAAEVAQPEKAPEPVAVATPIEEKATPPEEEAPSSAAAGPTETRKPLPEKSADTRDTAKAASERKPRSRMANLLLGAAGLLAIALGAVLFTRWFVTLGFMQDFLTTYPGETHLPEGAEPGFPAWVQWQHFFNFFLIVLIIKSGLQVRRETRPPGYWTPKWSKGGDGKISLSLWFHQALDILWLVNGLVFVVLLFVTSHWMRLVPTTWEVFPNALSALIQYVSLDWPTENGWVNYNSLQQLAYFATIFVAAPLAAITGARMSGIWPKNAKTLNRVYPVEWARAVHFPVMLYFVVFIIGHVALVFATGALRNLNHMYGGQDAVNWAGFWIFFVSLLLVVGAWIAAKPLILAPLAGLFGRVSSR; this comes from the coding sequence ATGGCGACGCACGGTCGCACACTGCGCCGGGGCCTGCCTCGCCGAAGCGGCGAGGAATCATGGCCGCCCGCGGACGCAGTCCTCACCGAAATACCTGGCGACACCGACGTCCCAGCACCAACGGCCACAACGGCGGCGGCAAGCCCGGCTTCCGGTTCTGACACAACGACGACGCCGGCACCTCCTTCCGCTTCGTCCGGGACTGATACGGCGGCGGCGGGCGCAACAGTTGCAGCTCCCGGCACTGATACGACGGCGGCGAGCCCGTCTTCCGTGAAGCCTGCGACGGCGCCGAGCGCCTCGCCGTCGTCGGGTGTTCAGGCGGGCGCGCCCGCGGTCGACGCAGGCGCCCGTCCAGTCCGGCGGGGGCTTCCCCGAACTCCCGGAGGGGACCCGTGGCCCCCCGCTGGTGCTGCGACGACGCCCGCTGTATCGACGCCCGCTGTATCGACGCCCGCTTCACCGGCTCCTGAAGCTCGCTCTGACGCAAGGCGCGAGGACGCGGCGTCGGTCAGCGAACCATCCTCAGCCGATGAAGCAGTCCCTGCCCGGCAGGAGGCTTCAGTGGAGGCGGCGCCGCAACCAGCAGCGTCGAATGAAAACCCAGCGGCCGCGCGTGTGGCCGCACAGGCCGGCTCCATGCAGCTTCTGCGGCGTGGATTGCCTCGCGTCCCAGGCGGCGAGCGTTGGCCGGCGGAGACCGCCGTCGTCGTCGAGCCTGTTCAGACGCGCACGGAAACCGAAGCAGTCGGAACGAAGGCCGCCGAAGAGCCTGCCCCTGTTGCTGCTGAGGTAGCGCAACCCGAGAAGGCGCCCGAGCCGGTCGCCGTTGCGACGCCAATCGAAGAAAAGGCGACGCCTCCCGAGGAGGAAGCGCCGTCGTCGGCTGCTGCTGGTCCCACGGAAACCCGCAAGCCGCTCCCCGAGAAGTCCGCGGACACCAGGGACACCGCAAAGGCGGCGAGCGAGCGGAAGCCCCGCAGCCGCATGGCCAATCTGTTGCTCGGCGCCGCGGGGCTCCTCGCAATCGCGCTGGGGGCTGTGCTGTTCACGCGCTGGTTTGTCACCCTCGGTTTCATGCAGGACTTCCTCACTACATACCCGGGCGAGACCCACCTGCCCGAAGGCGCGGAACCCGGCTTCCCGGCCTGGGTGCAGTGGCAGCACTTCTTCAACTTCTTCCTGATCGTGCTCATCATCAAGTCCGGGCTGCAGGTGCGCAGGGAAACCCGGCCGCCGGGATACTGGACGCCGAAGTGGTCCAAGGGCGGGGACGGAAAGATCAGTCTCAGCCTGTGGTTCCATCAGGCACTGGACATCCTGTGGCTGGTGAACGGCCTCGTGTTCGTGGTGCTGCTGTTCGTCACCAGCCACTGGATGCGGCTGGTTCCCACAACCTGGGAGGTCTTCCCGAATGCACTCTCTGCGCTGATCCAGTACGTTTCGCTGGACTGGCCCACAGAGAATGGGTGGGTGAACTACAACAGCCTGCAGCAGCTGGCGTACTTCGCAACCATCTTCGTAGCGGCGCCACTGGCGGCGATCACGGGAGCCCGGATGTCCGGAATCTGGCCAAAGAACGCCAAGACACTGAACCGGGTCTATCCGGTCGAATGGGCGCGGGCCGTCCATTTCCCCGTGATGCTGTACTTCGTTGTCTTCATCATCGGTCACGTGGCATTGGTCTTCGCGACCGGTGCCCTGCGCAACCTGAACCACATGTACGGCGGCCAGGACGCGGTGAACTGGGCGGGATTCTGGATCTTCTTCGTCTCGCTGCTGCTCGTGGTGGGTGCCTGGATTGCAGCGAAACCGCTGATACTGGCGCCGCTTGCAGGCTTGTTCGGGCGGGTCAGTTCGCGGTGA